The uncultured Methanolobus sp. sequence CCACATAACCATGGGAGAGGGTGGTGCGCTGGTTACAAATGACCCCATGCTGAAAAAACTCATACTATCGTTCAGAGACTGGGGACGGGACTGCTGGTGTGAATCTGGATGCGACAACAGTTGTGGGAAAAGATTTGAAATGCAATTGGGAAAACTGCCCTACGGATATGACCATAAGTACATTTATTCTCATATCGGTTACAACCTGAAAGTCACTGATATGCAGGCAGCCATCGGCGTAGAGCAATTAAAGAAACTGCCTGCTTTTATAGAAGCCAGAAAGAGGAACTTTGAGCTTCTTTATAAGGGGCTTTCAGAACATGAAAAATACTTTATATTGCCGCAGGCTGAAAAAAATTCAGAGCCAAGTTGGTTTGGATTTATGATAACTGTTAAAGAAGATGCCGGTTTTACCAAGAATGAGATAGTGAATTATCTGGAGCAAAATAAGATCGCAACCAGAATGCTTTTTGCGGGAAACATAACATTACAGCCCAGTTTTGAGAATGTAAAATACAGAATTCATGGAAGCCTTCAGCAAACAGACAGAATAGTTAAAGATACATTCTGGATTGGAGTCTATCAAGGAATGACAGATGAAATAATTGCTTATATGCTTACGATTTTTGATGAATTTATAGCTTCAAAAACCTAAATTGTAAAATAAAATTGATCGTATCACCAGAGGAGACCTGTACTCATGAACACAAACCACATAAAAGTAAACGTGGGTGACTTCCAGATAGGAGGAGAAGAAAGGCGTGCAATTAACGAGGTTCTGGATTCCGGTAAGATAACCGAAGGCTTCAAAGTAAAGGATTTTGAGAGAAAACTGGCAGAATACACTGGTACAAAATATGCTGTGGCAGTCAATTCTGGGACATCTGCACTGATAGCCGGTATTGCAGCGCTTAAAAGAAAAAACGGGGACAAATGGAAATCCAGGAAGAAAGTTATCACAACCCCCATAACCTATGTTGCCACAAGTAATGCTATTGTATTGAATAATCTGGAACCTGTTTTTGTGGATATAGACCCCTTTACATTTTCAATAACACCTGACAACATCAGGGCACATCTGGAAGAAGCAGATGAGCCTGAGGAATACGGTGCAATTGCTCCGGTACATCTAATGGGTTATCCCTGTGATATGGATGAGATAAACAAGATTGCAAAGGAATATGATTTGGATGTTATTGAGGATTCAGCCCAAGCATTGGGTACTCTTTACAAAGGAAGACAGGCAGGAAGCCAGTCCGACATTTCGATATTCTCATTTTATATTGCCCACAATGTGCAGGCAGGAGAAATGGGTGCTGTTGTAACGGATGACCTTGAAACATGGAAACTTATCAAAAAGATAAAATCTAACGGAAGAATGTGCGACTGTCGCATATGTACACGCCAGGAAGGGAAATGCCCGAAGCTTCTTGCCTACAAAGGTAAGGATGATTTTGATCCCAGGTTCACGCATGAATTCGTGGGCTATAATTTCAAGACAATGGACTTCCAAGCTGCTCTGGCTTTAACTCAATTCAAGAAAGTGGACTGGATAATAAAACAGCGTCAGGAAAATGTAAGGTACCTAAACGAAGGACTTGAAAGTTTCTCAGACCAGATACAGCTACCTGCTCATTCAAAAGATATAAGCTACCTTGCATATCCAATGGTATTAAAGCCGGAATCAAAGATCCAAAGAAAGCAACTGCGCGAGGAACTTGAGAAACTTGGTGTTGAAACAAGACCCTTGTTTGGCTGTATACCAACACAACAACCTGCATACATGCACCTGAAAGAGGAATATGCGGACAAACTTCCTAATGCTGACTACGTAGGTCATAGTGGTTTCTATATTGGCTGCCATCAATATCTAACTACGAAAGAGCTGGACCATGTTATTGCAAGCTTTAAGAAAATATTCAGTTCTATTTAAGGAATTCATATGAACAAAGACTATTGGAGTGGAAAAAAAGTATTGGTCACCGGCGGTGCTGGCTTTTTGGGCAAGCATCTTGTACCTGAACTAAATTCAATGAATGCTGATGTTTTTGTACCACGCAGCAAAGAATACGACCTGAGAAAAGAAACTGATGTGGATACGCTCTTTAAGGAACATGAGCCTGACATCGTTGTTCATATGGCAGTACATGGTGGTGGGATAGGATATATGAAAAAACATCCCGGAAGCATATTTTACGATAACACCATGATGAATACACTTATTGTGGAAAAATCACGTCAGTATGATGTGAAGAAGTTCACAGGAATAGGGACCGTCTGCTCCTATCCGAAGTACACTCCAGTGCCATTCATGGAAGAAGATATATGGAATGGTTACCCGGAAGAAACAAACGCTCCATATGGTATGTCAAAGAAAATGCTGATGGTACAGACACAGGCGTACAGGGAACAATACGACCTCAATGGAATCCATTTGCTTATGGTAAACATGTACGGACCTCACGATGACTTTGACCTTGAATCATCACATGTTATTCCTGCCCTTATAAGAAAATTCACCGATGCTGTTAATACGGACAAAAATGAGGTGGAAGTCTGGGGTACAGGCCAAGCATCCCGTGAATTTCTTTATGCGGAAGATGCTGCAAAAGCAATCATTCTGGCAACTGAAAGATTCAATGAACCGTATCCTGTGAACATTGGTGTCGGATCCGAGATAAAAATAAAGGATCTTGTAGAACTCATTGCAGAATTGTGTGACTATGAAGGACATATCAGATGGGACACATCAAAACCTGATGGGCAACCAACAAGGTGCCTGAATGTGGACAAGGCAAAGGAAGCTTTCGGTTTTGAAGCAAAGACAGATTTCAGGAAAGGGTTGCTTAAGACCATAAAGTGGTATAAAAGAGAATACATGGAACAAGGAGCAGGGAAATGAAAATAGTTCCTGTGTTCCTGCGATATGATTATGGCCAGAAATCCAGAGGAGAATCACTGGATGTACAGGGCTTCTACCCTGCTTTCAAGCGGATCTGTGATGAAGTCTACCCATTCTGGTTTGATGAGTATCTCGGTGAAAAGGAAAAACTTCAGGAGAAACTGATTGAATTTATAGATAATGTCAAGCCTGACATAGTGTTCTTTATACTCATGAAAAATGAGTTTACTTTTGAAACACTGGATTACCTTAAAAGCAAATACACCACCATAAACTGGTTTTGCGATGATCAGTGGCGTTTTGATACCTTTACGAAAAATTTTGCACCACATTTTGCATATTCGATCACCACAGATAAGTTCTCTCTGGAAAAGTACAAAGGCATTGGCTATGAAAATGTGATCAGCAGCCAGTGGGCATCTTTTGGGGCTACTGAAGGAATAGATATCGATGGTATCGAATACAAATATGATGTTTCTTTTGTAGGCGGTATCAGTGGGCATAGGAAATGGATAATTGATGAATTATCCAAAAAGGGTATCCATGTAGAATGTTTTGGTTATGGCTGGAAAAATGGAAAAGTATCTTTTGAAGAAATGAAGGATATATTCCGAACTTCAAGGATAAACCTGAATATTTCGAACAGCGTTTCATATGACATTCGCTGCATGTTCTCGTCTTTAATGAACCTGCGGGAATTTGTGAGGAGCAGGAAGACTACCGAACAGATCAAAGCACGGAATTTTGAGATACCTGCTTTTGGAGGGTTTCAGCTTACAAATTACGTGCCTTCCATTGAAGACTATTTTGACGTTGGCAGGGAAATTGCCTGCTATACAACAGTAGATGACGTGGTAACCCAGATTAGCTATTTTTTGGGCAATGAAGAGAAAAGAAGAGAGATATTAGAAACTTCTTATAAAAAAGCCATAAATAATTATACATATTATCATTTGCTAAAGAGATTATTCCTTGAAGAGGGTGAATTCAATTAAAGTCTTACTTGCAACACTGTCAATTGAACCTACCAGCAGAGTTGAGAACAACCCGAATGCGGCTTACTCCTTGGGGCTAGCCTATATACAGGCAGTTCTTGAAAAGGAAGAACACGATACCAGATTGCTTTTCCTGAACAACTATGATAATGATTATTCTGAAAAAGCATTCTTTGATTGTTTTGATGAATACCAGCCACAAATAGTTGCTTTTCAGATCTTCAGCATGAACAGGACGTCTACATTCCGTGCCATTGAAAAAATAAGACAAAAATCACCTTCAACCAGAATAATAATAGGTGGCGTTCATACCTCAGTAATGTACAGGCAGATAATAGATCAATATCCAGGGCTTGTAGCAGTTATCGGAGAAGGGGAATACACTGTAAAGGACCTTGTCGGGGCATTCGAATCAAACGCACCGTTAGGAGACATAAATGGAATTGCATATTACAGCAATGAACAAGTTGTAACAACTGAACCTAGGGAACTTATTGCCGATCTGGATTCACTTCCATTCCCAAAGCATGAAACTTTCTTTGAGCTTGAGCCGGAACGCTCAGTTGCCCATATAATTGCATCACGGGGTTGTCCTTTCAATTGCACTTTTTGCTGTCTCAAAGTAATATCAAAAAGAAAATACCGGAAAAGGGACATAAACAAAGTTGTTGATGAGATTAGGTACATAAAAGAAAAATATCCGCAACTCAGACATGTACAGCTACATGATGACACGTTTTTACTTGACAATGAACGTGTGATACAGTTCTGTAAAATGATAATTGATCTGGATATGCAACTTACATTTGAGTGCAGTGCTCGTGTTAAACCCATCTCATCAGAAATGTTTCACTGGATGGAAAAAGCAGGCTTCAAGAAAATAATGTTCGGACTTGAAACCGGTTCAGACAAACTTCTGGACTCTATTCACAAAAAAATAACTAAAGAAGATGTGTTCAAATTATTTGATACACTGAAACCTTTTGATATTACAATCACAACATTTCTTATGTGTGGTTTCCCCGGCGAGGACATGAACACTATACATGAAACCATTGAACTTGTACAGAATACCCAGAAAATCCATTACAACCTGATTACAGGAGTAGGTATACTATGGGTGTATCCGGGTACAGAAGTGTACGAAATCATGAAAAACAGTGGGGAGATAACTGACGATTTCTGGATGTCTGATGAACCTGTACCATACTTTACTGTAGAGCATGACGTCAATGAGCTGATAGAATATGAAAATATAATACTTGACCATGTATCCCTTTACCGGATTCTGACATTTAGTGG is a genomic window containing:
- a CDS encoding DegT/DnrJ/EryC1/StrS family aminotransferase — its product is MNTNHIKVNVGDFQIGGEERRAINEVLDSGKITEGFKVKDFERKLAEYTGTKYAVAVNSGTSALIAGIAALKRKNGDKWKSRKKVITTPITYVATSNAIVLNNLEPVFVDIDPFTFSITPDNIRAHLEEADEPEEYGAIAPVHLMGYPCDMDEINKIAKEYDLDVIEDSAQALGTLYKGRQAGSQSDISIFSFYIAHNVQAGEMGAVVTDDLETWKLIKKIKSNGRMCDCRICTRQEGKCPKLLAYKGKDDFDPRFTHEFVGYNFKTMDFQAALALTQFKKVDWIIKQRQENVRYLNEGLESFSDQIQLPAHSKDISYLAYPMVLKPESKIQRKQLREELEKLGVETRPLFGCIPTQQPAYMHLKEEYADKLPNADYVGHSGFYIGCHQYLTTKELDHVIASFKKIFSSI
- a CDS encoding GDP-L-fucose synthase: MNKDYWSGKKVLVTGGAGFLGKHLVPELNSMNADVFVPRSKEYDLRKETDVDTLFKEHEPDIVVHMAVHGGGIGYMKKHPGSIFYDNTMMNTLIVEKSRQYDVKKFTGIGTVCSYPKYTPVPFMEEDIWNGYPEETNAPYGMSKKMLMVQTQAYREQYDLNGIHLLMVNMYGPHDDFDLESSHVIPALIRKFTDAVNTDKNEVEVWGTGQASREFLYAEDAAKAIILATERFNEPYPVNIGVGSEIKIKDLVELIAELCDYEGHIRWDTSKPDGQPTRCLNVDKAKEAFGFEAKTDFRKGLLKTIKWYKREYMEQGAGK
- a CDS encoding glycosyltransferase, whose protein sequence is MKIVPVFLRYDYGQKSRGESLDVQGFYPAFKRICDEVYPFWFDEYLGEKEKLQEKLIEFIDNVKPDIVFFILMKNEFTFETLDYLKSKYTTINWFCDDQWRFDTFTKNFAPHFAYSITTDKFSLEKYKGIGYENVISSQWASFGATEGIDIDGIEYKYDVSFVGGISGHRKWIIDELSKKGIHVECFGYGWKNGKVSFEEMKDIFRTSRINLNISNSVSYDIRCMFSSLMNLREFVRSRKTTEQIKARNFEIPAFGGFQLTNYVPSIEDYFDVGREIACYTTVDDVVTQISYFLGNEEKRREILETSYKKAINNYTYYHLLKRLFLEEGEFN
- a CDS encoding radical SAM protein, which translates into the protein MNSIKVLLATLSIEPTSRVENNPNAAYSLGLAYIQAVLEKEEHDTRLLFLNNYDNDYSEKAFFDCFDEYQPQIVAFQIFSMNRTSTFRAIEKIRQKSPSTRIIIGGVHTSVMYRQIIDQYPGLVAVIGEGEYTVKDLVGAFESNAPLGDINGIAYYSNEQVVTTEPRELIADLDSLPFPKHETFFELEPERSVAHIIASRGCPFNCTFCCLKVISKRKYRKRDINKVVDEIRYIKEKYPQLRHVQLHDDTFLLDNERVIQFCKMIIDLDMQLTFECSARVKPISSEMFHWMEKAGFKKIMFGLETGSDKLLDSIHKKITKEDVFKLFDTLKPFDITITTFLMCGFPGEDMNTIHETIELVQNTQKIHYNLITGVGILWVYPGTEVYEIMKNSGEITDDFWMSDEPVPYFTVEHDVNELIEYENIILDHVSLYRILTFSGFKNHFLVMPTTIIRFILKNRNLLPTILAMPIKLHFPELHTKIQRLYNRIK